The Williamsia sp. DF01-3 genome has a window encoding:
- the glgP gene encoding alpha-glucan family phosphorylase, translating to MKALRHFTVRAHLPEPLSALAELSTNLRWSWHPATQDLFASIDADLWATGKDPVRLLADVGPQRLSALAADDGFLRRLDDLASDLQNYLNRPRWFQEQVASGNRFPRSIAYFSMEFGVSEVLPIYSGGLGILAGDHLKAASDLGLPLIGVGLLYRYGYFRQSLTSDGWQTERYPNLDPQGLPVRAVLDAEGNPVTVRVLMPDNRVLHAKVWIADVGRIPLLLLDSDIPDNDTDLRMITDRLYGGDQEHRINQEILAGVGGVRAVREYTRINALPDPDVFHMNEGHAGFLGAERIRELVGPAGAGLDFDTALTAVRASTVFTTHTPVPAGIDRFPIDMVRRYFGDDGGQSTLLPGIELARILELGREKDPTVFNMAHMGLRLGQRTNGVSKLHGAVSREMFGPLWPGFDAAQVPIGSVTNGVHAPTWSSRRWAELATDGQSGGLTEIDALAAMKDVPAEQIWKTRNELRTELIAEVRRRLRKSGLERGYSAAELGWTAGVFSARVLTIGFARRAATYKRLTLMLRDTDRLKALLLDKERPVQLVVAGKAHPADEGGKALIQKIVRFADANDVRHRIVFLPDYDMSMARYLYGGCDVWLNNPLRPMEACGTSGMKSALNGGLNLSILDGWWDEMSDNENGWAIPTADGVTDEVRRDDLEAAALYELLENVVVPKFYDVGPDGVPTRWVEMVRHTLHTLGPQVLASRMVRDYAEQFYAPAAISGHAVSDNDFAGARELSGFRAQVDEAWPSVRVRHVDTAGLPDTPLLGSTMTITAHVDLAGLSPEQVLVQAVVGRVDEEENLSEVVTTTMSVSSGGNLSDDSTIFEVAVPLPMTGPVGYTVRVMPTHPLLTNTAELAKVAFAD from the coding sequence GTGAAAGCACTGCGCCACTTCACCGTCCGCGCCCACCTCCCAGAGCCCCTTTCAGCCCTCGCCGAATTGTCGACCAACCTTCGATGGTCGTGGCACCCGGCCACCCAAGATCTGTTCGCATCGATCGATGCGGATCTGTGGGCGACCGGCAAGGATCCGGTGCGGCTGCTGGCCGATGTCGGACCGCAGCGGCTGTCCGCACTTGCTGCCGACGACGGTTTTCTTCGCCGCTTGGACGACTTGGCGTCCGATCTGCAGAACTATCTGAACCGACCTCGCTGGTTCCAGGAGCAGGTGGCCTCGGGCAATCGATTCCCTCGCTCGATCGCCTACTTCTCGATGGAGTTCGGTGTGTCGGAAGTGCTGCCGATCTACTCCGGTGGTCTCGGCATCCTCGCGGGCGACCACCTCAAAGCCGCCTCTGACCTGGGCTTGCCGCTGATCGGGGTAGGACTGCTCTACCGCTACGGATATTTCCGTCAGTCGCTGACGTCGGACGGATGGCAGACCGAGCGCTACCCGAATCTCGATCCCCAAGGCCTGCCTGTGCGAGCGGTGCTCGACGCCGAGGGCAATCCGGTGACGGTGCGGGTTCTGATGCCCGACAACCGCGTGTTGCACGCCAAGGTCTGGATTGCCGACGTGGGTCGAATCCCCCTACTGCTCCTGGATTCCGACATCCCCGACAACGACACGGATCTCCGGATGATCACCGACCGGCTCTACGGAGGCGATCAGGAACACCGGATCAACCAGGAAATCCTTGCCGGTGTCGGTGGAGTGCGCGCGGTGCGGGAGTACACCCGGATCAACGCCCTGCCCGACCCCGACGTCTTCCACATGAACGAGGGGCACGCGGGTTTCCTGGGCGCCGAGCGGATTCGTGAGCTGGTGGGTCCGGCCGGCGCCGGGCTCGACTTCGACACGGCCCTCACCGCGGTGCGTGCATCGACCGTGTTCACCACGCACACACCGGTTCCGGCCGGAATCGACCGGTTCCCGATCGACATGGTGCGCCGCTACTTCGGCGACGACGGCGGGCAGTCGACGTTGCTGCCCGGGATCGAGCTGGCGAGGATCCTCGAACTCGGCCGGGAGAAAGACCCGACCGTGTTCAACATGGCGCACATGGGTTTACGGCTGGGCCAGCGCACCAACGGTGTGTCCAAACTCCACGGGGCGGTCAGTCGCGAGATGTTCGGTCCACTGTGGCCAGGCTTCGACGCGGCCCAGGTACCCATCGGATCGGTGACCAACGGGGTACACGCACCCACGTGGTCGTCGCGGCGTTGGGCGGAATTGGCCACTGACGGCCAGTCAGGCGGTCTCACCGAGATCGACGCACTTGCCGCGATGAAAGATGTTCCGGCAGAGCAGATCTGGAAGACCAGAAATGAACTGCGCACCGAGTTGATCGCCGAGGTCCGCAGGCGCCTGCGCAAGTCGGGCCTCGAGCGCGGCTACTCGGCCGCCGAGCTGGGCTGGACTGCCGGCGTGTTCTCCGCGCGAGTGCTGACCATCGGTTTCGCCCGACGGGCGGCGACATACAAGCGGCTCACCCTGATGCTGCGCGACACCGATCGCCTCAAAGCGCTGTTGCTCGACAAAGAACGTCCGGTGCAACTGGTGGTGGCGGGCAAGGCCCATCCGGCCGACGAAGGCGGCAAGGCACTCATCCAGAAGATCGTTCGCTTCGCCGACGCCAACGATGTGCGGCACCGGATCGTGTTCTTGCCTGACTACGACATGTCGATGGCTCGATACCTGTACGGCGGATGCGATGTGTGGCTGAACAATCCGCTACGGCCGATGGAGGCGTGCGGTACCTCTGGCATGAAGTCGGCACTCAACGGTGGGTTGAACCTGTCCATCCTCGACGGATGGTGGGATGAGATGTCCGACAACGAGAACGGATGGGCCATCCCGACAGCGGACGGCGTCACCGACGAAGTCCGGCGCGACGATCTCGAGGCAGCCGCACTGTACGAGTTGCTCGAGAACGTGGTGGTGCCCAAGTTCTACGACGTGGGGCCAGACGGGGTTCCGACCCGATGGGTGGAGATGGTTCGCCACACGTTGCATACCCTGGGGCCACAGGTCCTGGCCTCGCGCATGGTCCGCGACTACGCCGAGCAGTTCTACGCGCCGGCGGCCATCTCTGGCCACGCGGTGTCGGACAACGACTTCGCCGGGGCCCGCGAACTGTCCGGATTCCGGGCGCAGGTGGACGAGGCCTGGCCTTCGGTGAGGGTGCGCCACGTCGACACAGCCGGTCTGCCCGACACTCCCCTGCTCGGCTCGACCATGACGATCACCGCCCATGTCGACCTCGCCGGTCTGAGTCCGGAACAGGTGCTGGTCCAGGCCGTGGTGGGTCGGGTCGATGAGGAGGAGAACTTGTCGGAGGTTGTCACCACGACGATGTCGGTGAGCTCCGGTGGCAATCTGTCCGACGATTCGACGATCTTCGAGGTCGCCGTGCCGCTTCCGATGACCGGACCGGTGGGATACACCGTACGAGTGATGCCCACCCATCCCTTGCTGACCAACACTGCCGAACTCGCGAAGGTGGCCTTCGCCGATTAG